Proteins encoded within one genomic window of Dyadobacter chenhuakuii:
- a CDS encoding sugar transferase: MDQTSVSNRKYVHRLLSKNASTDEILIITSYDYFLQKYDLKHLRQTYREIILVPHTEDDDYLINYTVRPLLDKFEKVHLVTNPHYDKRNKVIYELVIRKNKSIRITTVYDFCEKSLKKVYIPEDISEINPNLSDMPAFGKRVRYPKKIIDVAVSIVLFLLTFPLWILSYFRIKLESPGPVFYYQERVGMDNIAFKCIKFRSMSLDAESNGATFSKKNDSRTFSYGSFMRLSRIDELPQIINIFRRDLSLIGPRPERQVFTETFDEVIPYYNSRHSIKPGITGYAQVMYSYGAGVFDARHKLMYDLYYIKNWSLFLELKIILLTAVVIFGKRGR; this comes from the coding sequence ATGGATCAAACTTCTGTTTCTAATCGAAAGTACGTACATCGATTGTTGAGCAAAAATGCTTCTACCGATGAAATCTTGATTATCACGAGTTATGACTATTTTTTACAGAAATACGATTTAAAACATCTGCGTCAGACTTACAGGGAAATTATTCTGGTCCCTCATACAGAAGACGATGATTACCTCATTAACTACACGGTAAGGCCTTTGCTGGACAAATTTGAGAAAGTCCACCTTGTCACCAATCCTCACTATGACAAGCGTAACAAGGTCATTTATGAATTGGTTATTCGTAAAAACAAATCCATTCGCATCACTACGGTTTATGACTTCTGCGAGAAGAGCTTGAAGAAAGTTTATATACCCGAAGACATATCGGAAATCAATCCTAATTTATCTGATATGCCCGCATTCGGTAAAAGAGTGAGATATCCAAAGAAGATTATCGATGTTGCGGTTTCCATCGTTTTATTCCTGCTGACTTTTCCGCTCTGGATTTTAAGCTATTTCCGCATCAAGCTTGAGTCGCCCGGTCCCGTATTTTATTATCAGGAAAGGGTTGGGATGGATAACATCGCATTTAAGTGTATCAAATTCCGCTCTATGTCATTGGATGCAGAATCTAATGGGGCGACTTTCTCCAAAAAGAATGATTCGAGGACTTTTTCATACGGGTCTTTCATGCGGTTAAGCCGAATTGATGAATTGCCACAAATCATCAATATTTTCAGAAGAGATTTGTCTCTGATTGGTCCACGGCCGGAAAGACAGGTTTTCACAGAAACCTTTGATGAGGTTATCCCCTACTACAATTCCAGGCATAGCATTAAGCCCGGAATCACTGGATACGCTCAGGTAATGTATTCCTACGGCGCCGGGGTCTTCGATGCGCGGCACAAGCTGATGTACGATCTCTACTATATCAAAAACTGGTCATTGTTTCTTGAATTGAAGATTATTCTTCTTACGGCTGTTGTCATTTTTGGCAAAAGAGGGCGGTAA
- a CDS encoding nucleotide sugar dehydrogenase — protein MHLENKTICVIGLGYVGLPLAVEFGKIFDTIGLDIDQQRITELKNHFDRTLEVDEEGLKKASKLSFTFDPASIKQASIFIITVPTPVDQFNNPDLTPVRKATETVARNLKSGNIVIYESTVYPGVTEDYCVPILEKISGLTFNQDFFCGYSPERINPGDKHHTLTKIRKVTSGSTPEIAEEVNNLYASIITAGTFKASSIKVAESAKVIENAQRDINIAFVNELAKIFNLLKIDTSEVLEAAGTKWNFLPFKPGLVGGHCIGVDPFYLAQKAKEVGYHPEIILAGRRLNDSMGPYVATQFVKLLIQSERKIKGQDVLILGITFKENCPDIRNSRVIDIVRELESYDMNVHVYDPWADKNEVEHEYGIRLIDNLDGLNGYQGIIAAVGHDQLLDLEIPSGENAPIVYDVKGIFPKDKGYTRL, from the coding sequence ATGCACCTAGAAAACAAAACAATTTGTGTAATCGGCTTGGGTTACGTGGGACTGCCACTCGCAGTTGAGTTTGGAAAAATTTTTGATACAATCGGTCTTGACATTGACCAGCAACGGATTACAGAGTTAAAAAATCATTTTGACCGAACATTAGAAGTCGATGAGGAAGGTTTGAAAAAAGCTTCCAAACTAAGCTTCACTTTCGATCCCGCAAGTATCAAACAAGCCTCCATCTTCATTATCACCGTTCCGACGCCCGTCGATCAATTCAATAATCCTGATCTCACACCTGTCCGAAAAGCAACTGAAACTGTTGCCCGTAATCTAAAATCCGGTAACATTGTCATCTATGAATCAACGGTTTATCCGGGAGTTACTGAGGATTATTGCGTTCCTATTTTGGAAAAAATTTCCGGTTTGACATTTAATCAGGATTTTTTCTGCGGATATTCTCCCGAACGGATCAATCCGGGCGACAAACACCATACACTGACCAAAATAAGGAAGGTCACGTCCGGTTCCACACCCGAAATTGCAGAAGAGGTCAATAATTTATATGCGTCTATTATTACAGCAGGCACATTTAAAGCGTCAAGCATTAAAGTTGCGGAGTCTGCGAAAGTAATTGAGAATGCTCAGCGCGACATTAACATTGCATTTGTCAATGAGTTGGCAAAAATCTTTAACCTGCTAAAAATCGACACCAGCGAGGTCCTTGAAGCGGCAGGAACGAAATGGAATTTTCTCCCATTCAAGCCAGGATTGGTAGGAGGACATTGTATCGGCGTTGATCCTTTTTACCTGGCACAAAAGGCAAAGGAAGTGGGTTACCATCCCGAAATCATCCTCGCCGGCAGAAGACTGAATGATTCTATGGGCCCTTACGTGGCTACCCAGTTTGTAAAATTACTAATTCAGAGCGAGCGTAAAATAAAGGGGCAGGATGTACTGATTTTAGGAATAACTTTCAAAGAAAATTGCCCGGATATTCGCAATAGCCGGGTTATTGACATTGTCAGGGAGCTGGAATCATATGATATGAATGTGCATGTATATGACCCTTGGGCGGATAAAAATGAAGTTGAGCACGAATATGGCATTCGCCTGATCGACAACCTGGACGGACTCAACGGATACCAGGGCATTATTGCAGCTGTGGGTCACGATCAATTATTGGATCTTGAAATTCCATCAGGAGAAAACGCTCCGATTGTCTATGACGTGAAGGGAATATTTCCAAAAGATAAAGGCTACACCAGGCTATAA
- a CDS encoding glycosyltransferase → MKIVHIIPSLSRGGAERFVIDLCNELANIESTNVYLVSLKDNSDSDSFVSELHKQVNYISFGKKPGFDAKTLSKITRWINKLKPDVVNTHINAFEYVNLNVFFKLPSSTFYFHTVHSRAAQECPNNILKQVRKRYYQNDRVTPITISQDGKATFKEYYGLNNDVTIVNGRPELLPTSALPGLKTKYALRENEYLFLNVGRVVEVKNQAMLIRSVQRFNKQVADKKCRLLIIGDLREGDIVEKLQELVKDDPYIELIGAKDNIVDYLSIADAFCLSSHYEGMPISLIEALSRGCIPICTAVGGITEMITDNVNGFLSKEVTEEAYLEAIMAFHLSGNKLEIAKNGVATFTQHYHIRSTAGNYYRLYKHRMMSK, encoded by the coding sequence ATGAAGATCGTACACATTATTCCATCGTTAAGTAGAGGGGGAGCAGAGCGGTTTGTTATTGATCTCTGCAATGAGCTTGCAAATATCGAATCAACAAATGTTTACCTGGTCTCATTGAAAGATAATTCTGACTCAGACTCGTTTGTATCAGAATTGCATAAGCAGGTCAACTATATTTCTTTTGGGAAAAAGCCAGGATTTGATGCTAAAACCTTATCAAAAATCACTCGGTGGATCAATAAGTTAAAGCCTGATGTGGTAAATACGCATATTAATGCGTTCGAATATGTCAACCTAAATGTTTTTTTTAAGCTTCCTTCCAGCACGTTTTATTTTCATACCGTTCACAGTAGAGCTGCTCAGGAATGTCCAAATAACATCTTGAAGCAAGTCAGGAAGCGTTACTATCAAAATGACCGGGTTACGCCCATTACCATTTCACAGGATGGCAAAGCCACTTTTAAAGAGTATTATGGCCTTAATAATGACGTTACGATTGTAAATGGTCGTCCCGAATTGTTACCAACATCAGCATTGCCTGGTCTTAAAACAAAATATGCTTTAAGAGAAAACGAATATCTGTTTTTGAATGTCGGCCGTGTGGTTGAAGTAAAGAACCAAGCCATGCTTATTAGATCAGTTCAAAGATTTAATAAACAAGTCGCTGATAAGAAATGCAGACTATTGATCATCGGTGATTTGAGGGAAGGAGATATCGTCGAAAAGTTGCAGGAACTTGTTAAGGATGACCCTTACATAGAATTGATTGGCGCAAAGGATAACATTGTGGATTATCTCTCCATTGCGGATGCTTTTTGTCTGTCAAGTCACTATGAAGGCATGCCGATTTCTCTCATTGAAGCGCTATCGCGCGGTTGTATCCCAATCTGCACTGCGGTTGGTGGAATCACCGAAATGATCACAGATAATGTAAATGGATTTCTTAGCAAGGAAGTCACCGAAGAAGCTTACCTGGAAGCGATCATGGCCTTTCATCTATCAGGAAACAAGCTAGAAATAGCTAAAAATGGTGTAGCCACTTTCACGCAACATTACCATATCCGCTCGACGGCCGGGAATTATTACCGGCTATACAAGCACCGGATGATGTCAAAATAA
- a CDS encoding right-handed parallel beta-helix repeat-containing protein encodes MKLTTFWATIICLHLFYSQAHSQRKVLSYDSTKHSSRVKKAIIKLNIQKDFGAIPNDTINDHAAFQAASEFINSRKGNCELLIPAGNYIVGKQIKLSNRDYYYRGADVIQILNAKNVTIKGQPGTKLKYDTGFRFGSFNPEDGSSSNISVECTPKPGATSAKRADLGRCIVVASSSNVKIENLVLDGNFYAENLNNMNTFNMKCMDKKNTIFDPEKINIGGGYGDCGIQLAHYGVMITHSGNIVVRNVTAKRFGLDGIQIANSHTEAGQKNVKLIQCDLNFNARTGLAIIGGDKIDVISTSITRTGNCLYAATGTGVDIEAEIDAKRQARQVTNVKFLKCKFSNNSSGEILAKFGLGSSNITFEDCDIKSSSLAINLGRKNSGYRFVNNRISGTKVVVLEDKKVDVMAHQSEQKKTISAKGVTSSRTENPSNVFLNNVLVE; translated from the coding sequence ATGAAACTAACAACATTCTGGGCAACCATTATCTGCCTTCATTTATTTTATTCCCAGGCGCATTCCCAACGCAAAGTTTTATCCTACGATTCAACCAAACACTCGAGCAGAGTCAAAAAGGCGATCATCAAACTGAACATTCAAAAGGACTTTGGTGCGATCCCTAATGATACCATTAATGATCATGCCGCATTCCAGGCAGCATCGGAGTTTATTAATAGCCGGAAAGGAAATTGCGAACTGCTCATACCAGCTGGAAATTACATTGTAGGCAAACAGATAAAATTGAGCAATCGCGATTACTACTATCGTGGTGCAGATGTTATTCAAATTCTTAATGCAAAGAACGTTACAATAAAGGGCCAACCTGGAACCAAGCTGAAATATGATACGGGCTTCCGGTTTGGCTCATTTAATCCCGAGGACGGCTCAAGCTCCAACATCTCAGTAGAATGCACACCTAAACCAGGAGCGACTTCCGCAAAAAGGGCTGATCTGGGAAGGTGCATTGTAGTGGCAAGCAGCAGCAATGTTAAGATCGAGAACTTGGTTCTGGACGGTAATTTTTATGCTGAGAACCTGAATAACATGAATACTTTCAACATGAAGTGCATGGATAAAAAGAATACAATCTTTGATCCTGAGAAGATTAACATTGGTGGCGGATATGGTGATTGTGGTATCCAACTCGCTCATTATGGAGTGATGATTACACATTCGGGCAACATTGTTGTCAGGAACGTTACTGCCAAGCGATTTGGATTGGACGGGATTCAGATAGCCAACTCTCACACGGAGGCAGGCCAAAAAAATGTGAAACTTATCCAATGCGACCTCAACTTCAATGCAAGAACCGGGTTAGCCATTATAGGTGGCGATAAAATTGACGTGATCAGTACATCGATAACAAGAACTGGAAATTGCTTGTACGCTGCTACGGGAACTGGAGTTGACATTGAAGCAGAGATTGATGCCAAAAGACAAGCAAGGCAGGTTACTAATGTTAAATTCTTGAAGTGTAAATTCAGCAATAACAGTTCCGGGGAAATTTTGGCAAAGTTTGGGTTAGGATCATCAAACATTACATTCGAAGACTGCGATATCAAAAGCTCTAGCCTGGCTATTAATCTTGGCAGAAAGAATTCCGGATACAGATTTGTCAACAACAGAATAAGCGGCACAAAGGTCGTTGTACTGGAAGACAAAAAAGTTGATGTTATGGCCCATCAAAGCGAGCAGAAAAAGACTATAAGCGCAAAAGGCGTGACTTCGTCCAGAACGGAAAACCCGTCTAATGTTTTTCTAAACAACGTTCTGGTTGAATAG
- a CDS encoding right-handed parallel beta-helix repeat-containing protein, with protein MMIRAVALFCFFVVNASVNSLTHAAAFIDPIRFSITTQTTEVVVNEEFEIEIKADLIDIPINTVYVFKSARAFRLKLILPQGFQQTGGSFHDFVGLELTASKPTAVFHLKGKFVSAERAGVFQLLRSHENANNSSDFVEVGRLPFGMAETASESPSNARIALVGTISYVPYLTMASLRQLPDTATTVFITDQGRAGTFKLNPSSTRADDGALTIVSSGKRFERVFEGPVNVEWFGVKGDGTTDNTATIQAILNRTDIPNIFFPKPAVSYRLKEMFMRSNKNIVFADGTIVEGLGTLGLEERMVLMNGIQNVTIKGNNVVFKDQKANYTSGQQRHIFTMLGVTNVTIEGIAANNSGGDGYYIGSSVWQKFSQNVKLINISADNNRRQGLSIVSGKNIEIISPVLTNTNGVAPSAGIDIEPDNADEFLEGIRITNPITKNNVGGGIVILIDDFKGTNRVVDITVTNHHDDGSFYGTYISKATGAIAGSIVFQNPLWKNNKSNGLCVSNYSVNACTIQVNDATVIDCNVNGMAHAVFGSAFLVYREANAIGDANIGNVHIVRPKVEDTRSTKKIFSAFAFDDVSRKGSIKNCSLIDPVVINGLNPVNYVHFAVLEDLALSDKNEKLTFDIAQGNRTLTYGFYKRVFHNATSTGIRTISLNSLPANYPEITFEVRNAQILRLIPTVNDNIVPVAPTKGKYIQSATVGSKITLRKTSTNTWQVKDMIGTWTVQP; from the coding sequence ATGATGATCCGAGCCGTAGCATTATTCTGCTTCTTCGTAGTGAATGCTTCTGTCAACAGCCTTACACACGCAGCCGCATTTATTGATCCCATTCGCTTTTCAATAACCACACAGACAACGGAGGTGGTTGTTAATGAAGAGTTCGAAATTGAAATTAAAGCAGATCTGATAGATATACCCATTAATACAGTCTATGTATTTAAAAGTGCACGGGCATTCAGGCTAAAACTGATTTTACCGCAAGGTTTCCAGCAAACTGGTGGTTCCTTCCATGATTTTGTCGGTTTAGAATTAACAGCAAGTAAACCCACCGCTGTTTTTCATCTGAAAGGAAAATTTGTAAGTGCAGAACGCGCCGGCGTGTTCCAGTTACTCCGAAGCCATGAAAACGCAAACAACAGCAGTGACTTCGTCGAGGTAGGCCGACTTCCTTTTGGCATGGCTGAAACAGCATCTGAAAGTCCATCCAATGCCCGTATAGCACTTGTTGGCACCATATCTTATGTTCCATACCTGACAATGGCAAGCCTGCGTCAACTGCCAGACACAGCTACAACAGTTTTTATTACAGATCAGGGACGGGCTGGCACTTTTAAGCTCAATCCATCTTCAACCCGTGCAGATGACGGTGCCTTGACTATTGTATCATCCGGAAAACGGTTCGAGCGTGTCTTTGAAGGTCCTGTGAATGTTGAGTGGTTTGGGGTCAAAGGCGACGGAACTACTGACAACACTGCTACGATCCAAGCTATATTAAACAGGACAGACATCCCAAACATTTTCTTTCCAAAACCTGCGGTTTCCTATCGTTTGAAGGAAATGTTCATGAGATCCAATAAGAATATCGTTTTCGCAGACGGTACGATCGTTGAAGGTTTGGGAACGCTTGGCTTAGAGGAAAGAATGGTCCTGATGAATGGTATACAAAATGTTACTATCAAGGGAAACAATGTCGTTTTCAAAGATCAAAAAGCGAATTATACCAGCGGACAGCAAAGACATATTTTCACAATGCTAGGCGTTACCAATGTGACGATTGAAGGAATAGCAGCCAATAATAGCGGTGGTGACGGCTACTACATAGGGTCAAGCGTATGGCAAAAGTTCTCTCAAAATGTGAAATTGATCAATATCAGCGCTGACAATAATCGAAGACAGGGCCTTTCCATCGTTTCAGGTAAAAACATTGAAATTATTAGTCCTGTTTTAACCAATACCAACGGCGTTGCTCCTTCCGCAGGAATTGACATAGAACCGGATAATGCAGATGAATTTCTGGAAGGCATACGCATTACGAATCCAATAACGAAAAATAATGTCGGAGGAGGAATTGTAATTCTTATAGATGATTTCAAAGGGACTAATCGCGTAGTGGATATCACAGTCACCAATCATCATGATGATGGAAGCTTTTATGGAACTTATATTTCAAAAGCTACGGGAGCCATTGCAGGATCCATCGTGTTTCAAAATCCGCTTTGGAAAAACAATAAGTCTAATGGCCTTTGCGTGAGTAATTACAGCGTTAACGCTTGTACCATCCAGGTCAATGATGCGACTGTCATCGACTGCAATGTAAATGGCATGGCTCATGCTGTTTTCGGATCCGCCTTTTTGGTATATCGCGAAGCTAACGCAATAGGTGACGCCAATATTGGTAATGTTCATATAGTACGCCCAAAGGTGGAAGATACGCGAAGCACGAAAAAAATCTTTTCTGCCTTTGCATTTGATGACGTTTCCAGGAAAGGGAGTATTAAAAACTGCAGTCTTATAGATCCGGTAGTCATCAATGGACTTAATCCGGTGAACTACGTTCATTTCGCGGTGCTGGAAGATTTGGCCTTGTCGGACAAGAACGAAAAGTTAACTTTTGACATCGCGCAGGGTAACAGGACGCTTACTTATGGATTTTACAAAAGAGTATTTCACAACGCTACATCCACGGGTATAAGAACCATCTCACTGAACAGTTTGCCAGCAAATTATCCTGAAATAACATTTGAAGTGAGAAATGCGCAGATTCTAAGGCTTATACCAACTGTCAATGATAACATAGTCCCCGTGGCTCCGACCAAAGGCAAGTATATCCAAAGCGCAACTGTAGGCAGCAAGATAACGCTTCGAAAAACAAGCACGAACACGTGGCAAGTTAAGGACATGATCGGAACCTGGACTGTTCAGCCATAA
- a CDS encoding SDR family oxidoreductase, with translation MTFNQYHQQDITSSKFLITGGAGFIGSNLVAYLVQYQAAKIVVLDNLSTGYLENIAAYINKGQVEFIEGDIRDYQTCVKAVQNVDYVLHEAALGSVPRSINDPITTNEVNISGFLNILQAAKEAGVKRMVYAASSSTYGDSPSLPKQEAIIGNPLSPYAVTKYVNELYADVFSRTYQFHSVGLRYFNVFGPKQNVNGPYAAVIPLFITQVLNGQAPVINGDGLTSRDFTFVSNVVQANIKALLADNLTKHEVFNVACNEQTSLTELVSAITEELDSPLEPTYVTERRGDVKHSLADISKAKTQLQYQPEVLFKNGLKETILYFQELTSAS, from the coding sequence ATGACTTTTAACCAATATCATCAGCAGGATATCACCTCCTCAAAATTCCTTATCACCGGAGGAGCCGGATTCATCGGTTCCAACTTGGTAGCATATCTTGTTCAATATCAAGCTGCTAAGATCGTAGTGCTGGATAACTTATCAACGGGTTACCTGGAAAACATTGCAGCGTACATTAATAAAGGACAAGTTGAGTTTATCGAAGGCGACATCAGGGATTATCAAACCTGCGTAAAGGCGGTGCAGAATGTTGATTACGTGCTGCATGAGGCTGCGCTGGGTTCAGTTCCACGAAGCATTAATGATCCGATTACAACTAATGAAGTAAATATCAGCGGCTTTTTGAATATTCTCCAGGCTGCTAAGGAGGCTGGTGTAAAGCGTATGGTCTATGCAGCGTCGTCGTCAACGTACGGGGACAGTCCATCACTGCCCAAACAGGAAGCGATCATTGGAAACCCGCTCTCGCCATATGCAGTCACAAAATATGTCAATGAGCTTTATGCGGATGTGTTTTCAAGAACCTATCAGTTCCACAGCGTTGGATTACGGTATTTTAATGTATTTGGGCCAAAACAGAATGTGAATGGTCCTTATGCTGCTGTGATTCCACTGTTTATAACCCAGGTTTTGAATGGTCAGGCACCGGTAATTAACGGCGATGGCTTAACCTCCCGCGATTTCACGTTCGTATCCAATGTTGTTCAGGCGAATATCAAAGCTTTACTTGCCGACAATCTGACGAAGCACGAGGTTTTCAATGTTGCCTGCAATGAGCAGACTTCTCTTACCGAACTCGTTTCGGCTATCACTGAGGAGCTAGACAGTCCACTCGAACCAACTTACGTGACGGAAAGAAGGGGTGACGTGAAGCACAGTCTAGCGGATATTTCAAAAGCAAAAACACAATTACAATATCAACCGGAAGTACTTTTTAAAAACGGACTTAAAGAAACTATTCTTTATTTCCAGGAATTGACAAGCGCTTCCTGA
- a CDS encoding glycosyltransferase family 4 protein yields the protein MEKIKLLRITTETYSLRILLKGQLKFMLEQGVEVSMASTPDKHVGDLVLNQGAPFYPLNLSRELTPFKDLLALFRTIRLIRKIKPQVVHTHSPKAGIIGMLAAYICRVPLRMHTVAGLPLMEVTGPKRKLLDFVESLTYKCAHWVLPNSQELKKFILDNDLSPDKSKVQVIGNGSSNGIDLEYFSVTPKLLAESNEFRKAHNIGHSDILLSFMGRLANYKGVNELVAAFSELQKRHENLKLVLIGAPEDLNPLEEHTKTEIANNKSIIAVGHQHDVRKFLAASDIFVFPSYREGFPQALLQASAMGIPCIATNINGCNEMIDDGNTGILIQPKSIHAIVNACEKLINNPQDSRKMGKLAQQFVLRNFEQQQLWRAIHAFYSSNLAARK from the coding sequence ATGGAGAAAATCAAATTACTTAGGATAACAACCGAAACTTATTCGCTACGTATATTATTAAAGGGCCAACTGAAATTTATGTTGGAGCAGGGTGTGGAAGTATCAATGGCAAGCACTCCGGATAAACATGTTGGTGATCTGGTACTTAATCAGGGAGCCCCGTTTTACCCTCTTAATCTTTCGCGGGAATTAACACCTTTCAAAGACCTGTTAGCTCTTTTTAGAACCATCCGGCTTATCCGGAAAATCAAACCGCAAGTTGTTCATACCCATTCGCCTAAGGCCGGAATCATCGGAATGCTTGCGGCATATATTTGCAGGGTTCCACTTAGAATGCACACAGTAGCCGGGCTGCCACTCATGGAAGTCACCGGCCCGAAAAGAAAGCTTCTTGACTTCGTCGAATCGTTAACCTACAAGTGTGCGCACTGGGTTTTACCAAACTCACAGGAGCTCAAAAAATTCATTTTAGATAACGACCTCAGTCCCGACAAATCGAAAGTGCAGGTTATCGGCAACGGCAGCAGCAACGGAATTGATCTGGAATACTTTTCGGTTACACCGAAACTGCTGGCTGAAAGCAATGAGTTTAGAAAAGCACATAACATTGGCCATAGCGATATTTTACTATCATTTATGGGCCGGCTTGCTAATTACAAGGGTGTTAATGAATTGGTTGCAGCATTTTCAGAGCTTCAGAAACGCCACGAAAACCTCAAACTTGTACTGATAGGAGCCCCAGAAGACCTTAATCCGCTGGAAGAACACACCAAAACGGAAATCGCAAATAATAAATCCATTATTGCGGTGGGGCATCAGCATGACGTGCGAAAGTTTTTGGCTGCTTCTGACATATTTGTGTTTCCCAGTTACCGGGAGGGCTTTCCGCAAGCGCTTTTGCAGGCCAGCGCCATGGGCATTCCGTGCATTGCAACCAATATTAACGGCTGCAATGAAATGATCGATGATGGAAATACGGGAATATTGATCCAGCCAAAAAGTATCCATGCCATAGTAAATGCCTGTGAGAAGCTGATAAACAATCCGCAGGACAGTAGAAAAATGGGGAAACTGGCGCAACAATTTGTCCTCAGGAATTTCGAACAGCAGCAACTTTGGCGAGCCATTCATGCATTTTATAGTTCAAACCTGGCGGCAAGAAAATAA
- a CDS encoding glycosyltransferase, with amino-acid sequence MKVLVIINDISQGGGEKLLVSSLPIFKRKDIDISVLLLNAQNSVPSFLAHIENAGITIHDLRISNFYNPVCAIEIWKFLKANPFDVVHVHLFPASYWSSLAISMLKTKPVLIFTEHSNHNTRRDKQYFRPLEKAFYRPYNAIIAITDSVKEKLSEWIRQGDKIKVINNGVDLTTIANASNVERQHLCAELNIPTNSKLILMAAGFRYPKDQGTLIRACALLGEDFHLLLAGEGEAMEATQKIAAECEVLERIHYLGFRTDISSLMKSVDLNVLSSEYEGMSGVTLESLAANVPFLGSDVNGIKEIVPSEDFLFKPADSQELASKARAILDNPDASEAMVKAAKSFVKNFDLEFMVDKYISLYQSLLKK; translated from the coding sequence ATGAAAGTACTTGTAATCATTAATGATATTTCACAAGGCGGCGGAGAGAAGTTGCTTGTATCCTCTCTGCCTATCTTTAAAAGGAAAGATATAGATATCAGCGTTTTGCTGCTCAATGCACAAAATTCGGTTCCATCCTTTCTTGCCCACATTGAAAATGCCGGCATTACGATTCATGATCTTCGGATTTCCAATTTTTACAACCCGGTATGTGCGATTGAGATCTGGAAATTTCTTAAAGCCAACCCGTTTGACGTAGTCCATGTGCATTTGTTCCCAGCGTCCTATTGGTCCAGTTTGGCAATTTCCATGCTTAAAACAAAGCCCGTTTTAATATTTACCGAACATAGTAATCATAACACGAGACGTGATAAGCAATATTTCAGACCGCTCGAAAAAGCCTTTTATCGTCCTTATAATGCGATCATTGCGATTACCGATAGTGTAAAAGAAAAATTATCTGAGTGGATCCGACAGGGTGATAAAATTAAAGTAATAAATAATGGCGTTGATCTCACTACTATTGCAAATGCTAGTAATGTTGAAAGGCAGCATCTCTGTGCTGAACTGAATATCCCAACAAATTCGAAACTGATCCTTATGGCTGCCGGTTTCAGATATCCAAAGGATCAGGGAACACTTATCCGGGCATGTGCATTGCTGGGGGAAGACTTTCACTTGTTATTAGCAGGTGAGGGTGAGGCAATGGAAGCTACACAAAAGATAGCCGCAGAATGTGAAGTGCTCGAACGTATACATTATCTGGGATTTCGAACAGATATATCCTCGCTCATGAAATCCGTTGATTTGAATGTACTTTCTTCCGAATACGAGGGAATGTCTGGTGTAACCCTGGAATCACTCGCCGCAAATGTGCCGTTTTTAGGCTCCGACGTAAATGGTATAAAAGAGATTGTACCAAGCGAAGATTTTCTGTTCAAACCCGCTGATAGTCAGGAATTAGCCAGTAAAGCACGGGCAATCCTGGATAATCCAGATGCTAGCGAGGCGATGGTCAAAGCAGCAAAATCCTTCGTTAAGAATTTTGACTTGGAATTCATGGTTGACAAGTATATTAGTTTATACCAATCATTACTCAAAAAGTAA